One window of Dyadobacter sandarakinus genomic DNA carries:
- a CDS encoding TonB-dependent receptor, with the protein MKFYHYVLTRTWGKSAMLHALLSLMTMNLSWAAGTQGQEMLDQRLSIAVENEEIEQVVARLEKSAKVRFLYSREIIQSKRKVTYTAQNEQLSRILDGILTPLKLKYEVAGDQIILKRDFKPTGGVTFPEPVTSPALDISISGTVTDASGAGLPGVSILVKGTQTGTTTDTDGKYKLSVTDNSAILVLSFVGYVTQELPVGNKTVIDVQMSTDDKALEEVVVVGYGTQKKANLTGAVSTIDSKAIENRPSSNLSTGLQGVTPGLIITRQTGQPGRENIGIQIRGATSANGNVNPLVLLDGVSVPISTMQTMNPNDVESISVLKDAAAAAIYGAQAAGGVILITTKKGKSGKVTFDYLGQEGVDWSINVPGRMSLLDEALFSNQARINSGSSPEYTDEEIQRIRDNVPYVVNPADTSSYLYYNQTPIANDILRKYSHMRTHNITARGGTDKLNFLISGGYYNKQGVFKVGPDNYSRYNVRINLGAQLTRHLSLDSRLSYTNDRTRSASTESNGSGLIYQIYRFRTRNPFFTPEGRYNTSNATYAALEEGGYNNYRRNFFDGVFTLTAANFVKGLQIRAVAGTQYRRGDREQFNRTVPLWSKSKVASYINQVNSYTVGDELTKNTNLQLLVNYDFKIAEKHQFGLFAGYQWEDFRADTLRTGATNLVSNDLPTLNLGDDKTKSSQQIIATYAFQSVFGRFNYSFKNKYLFEATIRLDESSKLAPGLRKKVFPAASVGWNMHQEDWFSGGLPFFSEFKLRGSWGRLGGALGSNIGYYDYLSQLTRGNALVLGDSRTSYIYQGSIPSANLSWETIETTNGGVDIGLFQNKLQISGDYYVKYNRNMLTTQQLPATIGVGTPRKNNGELKSWGWETELRFRDKLGKDFNYSFAVNFSDNNNRLISFSGRNIVGSGTNGLIEGYALNTIWGYQTAGYFTAPDQVKQWAFQDNRTGPGDVKYVDKDGDNRLSIGKGTVANHGDLVLLGTTAPRYLFGVTLGASWHGFDFSAFFQGVGKRRYRANPESVAPLLVTWKQAMAIHSDYWTPENTDALFPRPYTGATHNYIASDKWTLNASYVRLKNIQVGYTVPSRITERIKVSRARVFFSGQDMLTISGLGKFQGYFDPETRDGVENDYPFFATASVGINVSF; encoded by the coding sequence ATGAAATTCTACCATTATGTTCTGACAAGAACCTGGGGGAAAAGCGCCATGCTGCATGCACTGCTCTCCCTTATGACCATGAACCTGAGCTGGGCTGCCGGCACGCAGGGCCAGGAAATGCTCGACCAGCGCCTGAGCATTGCAGTTGAAAATGAAGAGATCGAGCAGGTGGTAGCCAGACTTGAAAAGTCGGCAAAGGTGAGGTTCCTGTATAGCCGGGAGATTATCCAGTCTAAGCGCAAGGTTACCTACACAGCTCAAAATGAACAGCTCTCCCGCATTCTGGACGGGATCCTTACACCCCTGAAACTGAAATATGAAGTAGCGGGTGACCAGATTATCCTGAAACGCGACTTCAAACCGACAGGCGGCGTCACTTTCCCTGAACCGGTAACTTCTCCTGCCCTGGACATCAGCATCAGCGGGACCGTTACGGATGCCAGCGGAGCCGGGTTGCCGGGTGTCAGCATTCTGGTAAAAGGTACCCAAACCGGAACTACCACCGACACAGACGGCAAATACAAGCTCAGTGTGACGGACAACAGCGCCATACTTGTACTGAGCTTTGTAGGGTATGTCACGCAGGAGCTTCCGGTAGGGAACAAAACGGTGATCGACGTGCAGATGTCGACCGACGATAAAGCATTGGAAGAAGTAGTGGTCGTGGGGTACGGCACTCAGAAAAAAGCCAACCTCACTGGCGCAGTATCGACCATCGACTCCAAGGCCATTGAAAACCGGCCTTCCAGTAACCTTTCCACAGGCTTGCAGGGCGTCACACCCGGGCTGATCATTACCAGGCAAACAGGCCAGCCGGGCCGGGAAAACATCGGTATCCAGATCCGGGGAGCTACTTCCGCCAATGGAAACGTAAACCCGCTTGTGCTCCTGGACGGTGTGAGTGTCCCTATCAGTACCATGCAAACCATGAACCCCAATGATGTGGAAAGCATCAGCGTACTTAAAGATGCGGCAGCCGCGGCCATTTACGGCGCTCAGGCTGCGGGAGGTGTAATCCTGATCACGACGAAAAAGGGAAAATCAGGAAAAGTAACCTTCGATTACCTGGGCCAGGAAGGAGTAGACTGGTCGATCAACGTACCGGGCCGGATGTCGCTGCTCGATGAAGCATTGTTTTCAAACCAGGCACGCATCAACTCCGGCAGCAGCCCTGAGTACACGGACGAAGAAATTCAGCGTATCCGCGACAATGTACCGTATGTGGTTAATCCGGCTGATACATCTTCGTACCTGTATTATAACCAGACGCCCATTGCGAATGACATCCTGCGCAAATACTCGCACATGCGCACCCACAACATTACTGCTCGCGGAGGTACAGACAAGCTCAATTTCCTGATTTCCGGAGGATACTATAACAAACAGGGTGTTTTTAAGGTAGGTCCGGATAATTACAGCCGGTACAATGTCCGTATCAACCTGGGCGCGCAGCTTACGCGGCACTTGTCGCTGGACAGCCGGCTTTCGTACACCAACGACCGCACGCGCAGCGCCTCCACCGAGTCAAATGGCAGCGGGCTGATTTACCAAATTTATCGTTTCAGGACGCGTAACCCGTTTTTCACGCCCGAAGGAAGGTACAATACTTCCAATGCAACCTATGCAGCCCTTGAAGAGGGAGGGTACAACAACTATCGCCGCAACTTTTTCGATGGCGTGTTCACGCTTACGGCCGCCAACTTTGTCAAAGGCTTGCAGATCAGGGCAGTGGCAGGTACCCAATACCGCCGCGGCGACCGGGAACAGTTTAACCGCACAGTACCGCTCTGGAGCAAGTCAAAAGTGGCCAGCTATATCAACCAGGTCAACTCCTATACTGTCGGAGACGAGCTTACCAAAAACACGAACCTTCAGTTGCTCGTCAACTATGACTTCAAAATTGCGGAAAAGCATCAATTTGGCTTGTTTGCGGGTTATCAATGGGAAGACTTCCGGGCTGACACGCTCAGGACAGGTGCTACAAACCTTGTAAGCAATGACCTGCCTACGCTCAACCTTGGTGACGACAAAACCAAGAGCAGCCAGCAGATCATCGCTACCTATGCATTTCAGTCGGTATTCGGGCGGTTCAATTACAGTTTTAAAAACAAATACCTCTTTGAGGCTACGATCCGCCTGGACGAAAGCTCCAAGCTGGCACCGGGACTGCGTAAGAAGGTTTTCCCGGCTGCTTCTGTCGGCTGGAACATGCACCAGGAAGACTGGTTCAGCGGTGGCCTGCCTTTCTTTTCCGAGTTCAAGCTGCGTGGTTCGTGGGGCCGGCTCGGGGGTGCACTCGGCAGCAATATCGGGTACTACGATTACCTGAGCCAGCTGACGAGGGGCAATGCGCTCGTGCTTGGCGACTCACGTACGTCCTACATTTACCAGGGCTCCATTCCTTCGGCTAACTTATCATGGGAAACCATTGAAACTACAAACGGAGGGGTGGACATCGGACTTTTCCAGAACAAACTGCAGATCAGCGGCGACTACTACGTCAAGTACAACCGTAACATGCTTACTACGCAGCAGCTCCCCGCAACGATCGGGGTAGGTACACCCAGGAAAAATAATGGGGAGCTGAAATCATGGGGCTGGGAAACCGAGCTGCGGTTCCGCGACAAGCTGGGCAAAGACTTTAATTATTCCTTCGCAGTCAATTTTTCTGACAACAACAACCGGCTGATCAGCTTCTCGGGCCGTAACATCGTAGGCTCCGGAACCAACGGACTCATTGAAGGCTATGCATTGAACACCATCTGGGGCTACCAGACAGCGGGTTACTTCACTGCGCCCGACCAGGTAAAGCAATGGGCATTCCAGGATAACCGTACAGGTCCGGGAGACGTGAAGTATGTAGACAAAGACGGCGATAACCGGCTTTCGATCGGAAAAGGTACCGTGGCCAACCATGGCGACCTGGTACTGCTCGGCACAACGGCTCCCCGGTACCTGTTCGGGGTGACGCTCGGCGCAAGCTGGCACGGGTTCGATTTTTCGGCCTTTTTTCAGGGTGTAGGAAAACGCCGCTACCGGGCCAATCCGGAGTCGGTGGCACCGCTGCTGGTTACCTGGAAGCAGGCTATGGCGATCCATAGTGACTACTGGACCCCTGAAAATACGGATGCACTTTTTCCAAGACCTTACACCGGCGCTACCCACAACTATATTGCTTCGGATAAATGGACGCTCAATGCTTCCTACGTCCGCCTGAAAAACATACAGGTGGGCTATACGGTCCCGTCGCGCATTACCGAACGCATCAAGGTCTCGCGGGCAAGGGTTTTCTTTTCCGGGCAGGATATGCTGACCATTTCGGGCTTGGGCAAGTTCCAGGGCTACTTTGATCCTGAAACACGGGACGGCGTGGAAAACGACTACCCCTTCTTTGCGACTGCATCTGTGGGCATTAATGTGTCATTTTAA
- a CDS encoding RagB/SusD family nutrient uptake outer membrane protein yields MKKAFKNILISMGLLAGVAACDVNRLPETNISDLSFWTSESDIKAANNYLYTFLPGFNNDDVWSDDAFGLASNTISDGSRLAPATAGNDYNAPYNLIRAANNILEKAPRATVSPAVLDRYLAEARFFRGWAYFSLVQKYGSVPLILKTLDENSPELTEAPASRETLLDQIYSDLDFAIVNLPTITALGNIDYGRISKTAAQAFKARVALFEGTFSKFHNQGNAAAHLTLARDAAKAVIDSKEHALFGSYFDLFQMAGEGRQNKENIIVKQYGVSSTERVLTHSYYRSSLETGNVNPTKSLADSYLMKDGLPITKSPLWMKPDSSQKVFKNRDARMSATFMKRGDPMMTTKPIFDIANLVFNKTGYMFRKFANIEDWNTQASVIDRPLLRYAEVLLIFAEATYELNNAITDAELDMSVNLLRDRGQVARLSNAFVKANALDMREEIRRERRVELAQEGFRYWDLIRWKIAETELVKPVLGNFYFKTEFAAATVNLTPDNIILVQDASFRKFNPAKDYLWPIPINEIALNPNLQQNTGW; encoded by the coding sequence ATGAAAAAAGCATTTAAAAATATCCTGATTAGCATGGGCCTGCTGGCCGGAGTGGCAGCCTGTGACGTGAACCGCCTGCCCGAAACCAATATCAGCGATCTGAGTTTCTGGACGTCAGAGTCGGACATCAAGGCAGCCAATAATTACCTGTATACATTTTTGCCGGGCTTCAACAATGACGATGTTTGGTCAGATGATGCATTCGGGCTGGCATCCAATACGATCAGCGATGGTTCGCGCCTGGCGCCGGCTACTGCGGGCAACGACTATAATGCGCCATACAACCTGATCAGGGCAGCCAACAACATTCTTGAAAAGGCACCCCGGGCAACAGTAAGCCCGGCGGTACTCGACCGGTACCTGGCCGAAGCCCGTTTTTTCAGGGGCTGGGCGTATTTTTCACTGGTTCAAAAATATGGCAGTGTACCCCTGATCCTGAAAACACTGGACGAAAACAGTCCCGAGCTGACCGAAGCACCGGCGAGCCGTGAAACGCTTTTGGACCAGATATACTCGGATCTCGACTTCGCCATCGTAAACCTGCCGACGATTACTGCATTGGGCAACATCGATTACGGCAGGATCTCGAAAACCGCAGCACAGGCATTCAAGGCGCGGGTCGCATTGTTTGAGGGTACTTTTTCCAAATTTCACAATCAGGGTAATGCAGCCGCGCACCTTACCCTGGCGCGGGATGCAGCCAAGGCAGTGATCGACAGTAAAGAGCATGCATTGTTCGGCAGCTACTTTGACCTTTTCCAGATGGCGGGCGAGGGCCGGCAGAACAAGGAGAATATTATTGTCAAACAATACGGCGTATCCAGTACCGAGCGTGTACTTACCCACTCCTACTATCGCAGCTCGCTGGAAACCGGCAATGTGAACCCTACCAAAAGCCTGGCCGATTCCTACCTGATGAAAGACGGGCTGCCCATTACCAAATCGCCTTTATGGATGAAACCGGACTCTTCGCAAAAGGTATTTAAAAATCGTGATGCGAGGATGAGCGCGACTTTCATGAAACGTGGAGACCCTATGATGACGACCAAACCGATTTTTGACATTGCCAACCTGGTGTTTAATAAAACGGGCTACATGTTCCGGAAATTTGCCAACATCGAAGACTGGAATACGCAGGCTTCGGTGATCGACCGGCCTTTGCTGCGCTATGCGGAAGTATTGCTGATTTTTGCAGAAGCTACCTATGAGCTCAACAATGCCATCACGGATGCAGAGCTGGATATGTCGGTAAACCTGCTGCGCGACAGAGGGCAGGTGGCCAGGCTGAGCAATGCATTTGTAAAAGCAAACGCGCTCGACATGCGGGAAGAAATCCGCCGCGAACGCCGGGTGGAACTTGCCCAGGAAGGTTTCCGGTACTGGGACCTGATCCGCTGGAAAATTGCCGAAACGGAACTCGTGAAGCCGGTATTGGGTAATTTTTACTTTAAAACGGAATTTGCGGCAGCGACGGTCAATCTTACTCCCGACAACATCATCCTCGTGCAGGACGCCAGCTTCCGGAAGTTTAATCCGGCCAAGGATTACCTCTGGCCGATCCCGATCAATGAAATTGCATTGAACCCGAATCTGCAGCAAAACACAGGCTGGTAA